The sequence below is a genomic window from Nicotiana tomentosiformis chromosome 6, ASM39032v3, whole genome shotgun sequence.
ggttaagtatgaacatcagagaccgggtggattgcttcagagattagagatcccagagtgaaagtgggagcagatcaccatggacttcgtagttgggctcccacggacttcaaggaagttcgatgctatttgggttatcgtggatcggctgaccaagtccgcgcacttcattccagtgggcactacttactcttcagagcggttggctgagatttacatccgagaaaTTGTTCGCCtgtatggtgtcccagtttccatcatttcagatagggggactcagttcacatcgcagttttggagggtcgtccagtgagagttgggtactcaggttgagttgagcacagtttttcaccctcagacagacgggcagtccgagcgcactattcagatattggaggacatgttgcgcgcttgtgtcattgactttggcgGTTCATGgaaccagtttctgccactctcggagtttgcatataacaacaattatcagtcgagtattcagatggctccgtacgaggctttatatgggaagaggtgtagatctccgattGGATGGTTTGATCCGGGTGAGGCTAAAAtcttgggtacatacttggtcaaggatgcattagataaggtgaaattgattcaggagcggcttcgcacggcgcagtctaggtagaagagctgTGCGGAcaagaaggtccgtgatgtatctttcatggttggggagaaggttttgctgaaggtatcacccatgaagggtgttatgaggtttgggaagaggggcaagttgagcccccggtttattgggccttttgaggtgctttagaggataggggaggtggcttataagcttgccttgccgccCAGTTTATCGAgcgtgcacccggtgtttcatgtttccatgatcTGGGTATATtagagatccgtctcatgttttggatttcagcacggttcagttggagggtgatatgacttatgatgtggagccggtggccattttggatcagcagattcggaagttgaggtcaaaggatatagcttcggtgaaggtgcagtggagaggtcagcctgtggaggaggccacctgggagaccgagcgagagatgcggagcagatatccacgcctatccgagactccgggtatgtttctaaacccgttcgaggacaaacgattatttaagagggggaggaagtaacgacccgaacggtcgtttccagagttatagccccgtttcccccatttctgcttctttatgtgttatttagctaTATTGTGTTATATCGGGTTGGTTcgtttgggtccggagtggtttcggagtgaaatgagacacttagtctctaaagtagaagcttaagttggaaaagtcaaccggatgttgacctatgtgtaaacaatctagGATTTGAATATTTaaagttccgttagctccgttaggtgattttggacttaggagtgcgtccggaatgtgatttggaggtccgtggtagaattaggcttgaattggcgaaagttggaaatttggcgattttggtagGCAGTGGAAacatttgatatcggggtcgaaatggaattccggaagttggagtaggttcgtagtgtcatttgtgaagtgtgtgcaaaattggaggtcattcggacgtggtttggttggtttcggcattgaTTGTCTAAttttgaagtttagaagttcttaggtttgaatccgagggtaatttggtgatttgatattgttttgagtgattcgaaggttcgactaagtttgtatgttgatatatgacttgttggtagttttggttgaggtcccgagggcctcggggtgattccgggtggttaaacggattgtttgaagttggaaaatgcagctgaagctgctgctactgatatttccgcacctgcggaggggagaaccgcaggtgcgaggtcgctggtgcacgtggaagttcgcaggtgcggacagtgTCGAGGTAGGCTGGGTCCGCAGGTGTGTATGTTAGgtcgcatctacgagcccgcaggtgcgaggcctgggGTACAGATGCGGAGAGAAGGATGTTgggctggcttcgcagatgcaaAGTGTTACGCGCATGTGCGCAAGCACAGGCGCACGatttgggccgcagatgcggaagctgggctctttagtgagttccgcacctgcgatggaaatttccgcaggtgcggcatcgcagaagcagaaACAGAGGCCGCATGTGCGATAGTGCTGGGCAGAAAACCTCCAGCTCGTGGTTTTGTCTTTAATTTTCAATTTTGGGCTTGAGGAACTCGGGAGAAGGGCGATTTtatgaaggttttcaaggagcaacatTGGGGTaggtgattctaacccataatgctATAAacttcgtgaatctatggctttgttcatcattaattagtagaatttttgaagtgaaatgaggggttagggcttgggattttggagagtttgatttaaggatttgagggaccaaatgaggtcagattttgatgaattttgtatgtatggactcgtgagtgaatgggctttctagttttgtatgtatggactcgtgagtgaattttggatttttagtctaaattggtagtttttcttgtggaattcattccattagcatatattgatggtattgtactgattgtgaatagattcggagcatttagaGGCCGAGTTGAGAGGCaaaagcattgcggggtagagatttgaccggattgaggtaagtaacgattgtaaatctagtcctgagggtatgaaaccccggatttcgtatcatttactattttgaggtgacgcacatgctaggtcacgggcatgtgggcgtgcaccgctgggaattgtgacttggtttgtcccataacaactgtaaatttgcatattttgttgaaactatatgatacttatgagttttagaaaagagtttctgtaaattgggttgaatgccatatttgggccttgtgccagcgCTGTtaggacccttaggggcctttttcttactatcatctcactgttttcgattgaaaatctatactcagtcatggttatacctgtttactgcataactcagttttattactctattttgatgcatataaatgttgttttgggctgagtaccctATTTTACTGAGAGCCTGAGTGGCTTGAGAAGTTtacgactgagtgaggccgagggcctgatttgtgaggatatttatgggatcgggctacacgtcgtagcatgtttgatataggccgagggcttgagtgatttatgccatgatttggcttgatatagcgcttgggctgaaggagcccctccggagtcagtacacacccccagtgagtgcaggtacctactgagtgccagtgtcgagtgctgaatgactgggaggcatgagtgattgtgaggtatgcccgagtggaatgagtgattgtgaggtatggcTGAGAGgtatgagtgactatgaggtttgcccgagaggctgtatatgagtgatgttttgctcgaggggctgtttatgatttcatcatttttgctcacctttgcattaagCCTCTGTTTGAAATTGTTGAAAAATTTCTTTAAGTgattttttttactggaactgggttttaaacgagatgattcgattcaaagactgatttttaaagcatgttgtattttaccgagatttcatgatatgaactttatatgctttgttgctcgtcactactgctcagtctttatttactgttgttacttactgagttggcgtactcacgttaccccctgcaccttatgtgcagatcgaggtgtagctggacacggtagcggctgttgactattctGGTTGCAAATCTTCTCgtggatagcaaggtagctgcctggcgatcgcagccctgctcttctccctcttatcttcatttagttgtatttagatattttccagactatgttagtctcgatattgtcaaacaaattgtagtagatgctcatgactagtgacaccccgatgtcgggcttttctttccgcacttttgttttgacttgagctcctttacgaaggtttttatgttaaatagccttgaaattatctttgaaatgaaaatatcggtttgttttggaaatgagtcggcttacctagttccacgataggcgccatcacgacagggttggtttgggtcgtgacatggcgccatttggagttgatttgatatggttcggacgcttgGCTGCGATTCTAGAAGTGTTTGAAGTTTCCTTTGAtcttcatgcgttttggcatccgattcgtgattctagaggttattttgatgtttcgattgctcgagcgagttcgtgtgatgtttttggacttttgTGGGTATTTAGTTTGGggccccgggggctcgggtgagtttcggattggtttCATATTGTTTTTGTTAAAGTTTTAAGTGCTGGTTCTTGTttaatcgcatttgcgaagcagcctcgcatttgcgaagcagcctcgcatttgcgaacctgggctGCTGGGCTggagttcgcttttgcgaagaatatcttgcatttgcgatggtccctttttcgcatttgcgaagcttttggtcgcaaatgcgaccttagcAGTAAAGTCtccagttcgcaattgcgatattttgttcgcatttgcaatgcGAACCCCCTATCGTATTTGCGACGAATTCtaagacttagcttcattttgatatattttgaaccctagcttcGATTGGAGGCGATTTTAGGaagggattttcataccaaatcattgggtaagtgcctataatcaattctcaactacatttcatgattttacacaaaatttaacatcaaattcatgagaaatcTAGGGAAAATTTTGGGAATTTTGTCAAAACTTTGAAAATGGAAATTTGAGAGTCGAATAGGActcggatttggaaacaaaatacatatttggactcgtgaggctatgggtagtcaagacctacccttagactcgggttttgaccgggcggtcctgggagttgacttttgttgaccttttagaaattgaataaaaatcacatctttattaattaaaattgaTTTCCCTTGCATTGTATGATGTATTGAAGTCATCTTTGGCTAGATTGAACCGAGCGGAGGTGCATCttataaaggaaaagctaaattgagtattgaattagccgaattgaggtaagtgtcttgcctaactttgttgagaaaATTTTCcttactatttgacattgtttgctacatgcggggatGATACATATATGGGGTGACGATCACATATGCATGTGACAgggttaaccatgctcgggggtaaattatgttatgAATTGTGTCTTGTACATTCACGTGATCTTCTTGCTTCATGCCTTACTTGATTCCAAGATACTAAGAATATAGTATTAAATGTTGGAAACTAAGACTTAGTTCATTATGACTTGATCAAATTCGATGGAATTCTGAGATTACATTGATGTGTTTCACTCGGTCATCattatgcataatcattaatacattgttacggccgatattcttgagatactagattttacacttgtgttgtagatcatttgtgagatttgttggaatacttgaataataaggttcttacGGGTTTATTgaattattgttggcttgaaaagttgtgattgggattcatttggaatattcgtttaaatactctccttgacattatttatgcttcctgccttatttgtcattgatatatatatgcttggtaaggaagagtataaagcacgaagggtgatgccgtgccattgtttatacattatcatgtgagggagagtgtaaagcacgaagggtgatactgtgCCATATTATCTGAGAGTaatagcacgaagggtgatgtcgtgccatatcatttgtgagtaaaagtacgaagggtaatgtcgtgccatgttatgtgagtaaaagcacgaagggtgatgccatgacattgtatttatattatcatgttttTATGTTATTgcgagttcatggcacgaagggtatttccgtgcaagtgaggacgaagaacaTGCATTATGTTATGATATCTTTTTCCTGGAGATATCTTCATGTCCTTACCTTGAATTGTTATTGTCGTACTTACGGTTCTTATATGACTTGTCATCACTGTTCTGTCTTTATtctctatctcaattgttgttgtgttgcccatgccttctacttgcttaacttgtaaatatcatgcctacttcctgCTATTATAATTGCATCCATGACATATCTGTTTTGTTGCACTTAGGTACAGGTCTTCTTCCATGTTAGTCATTCATGTCTCTACTTGttaacttataaagatcatgtgtcccctttcttgtttgttatatctatcttcatgcctccaccatgctagttagttgaagttacattccttttcctaattctaagtcctagatgctcatgatttgtactaccagttcttgggttaatttgtaaaagttcagataattcttcttattttttctaCAAATTTTAATTGGATTGTattgactgttagttggcttacctagcgggtcgagttaggtgccatcacgactggtgaTTTTTGGGATGTGACAGATGGATAAGAGGCAACTCTATTATATAACGGAGAAGAACAAATTCAAGACAAATAAaatcatcaagaaataaaaatgAGGCAGTTAGAGAACTAACATCTAATAGACAGTAAATCTTGTTCCTTTAACCAAACTTGGGATCGGTTGTGTTATAGTATAACTCAAACACAGCCGgagttaaaaatattttttaaagattGATGACAAAGAAGTTATCAGACACACTATCTGTTTTTTTATGCAAGGGTTATTCGCCTGAAATAAAGATTGACTTAGACAACAGCCGAAGATAAAAGTATGGAGTTGTCGAATAAGCCCAACATTGCCTATTTTAGTAATATGTTATAGAATAGTCTTTTAATACAATGTGCTTCTCTCGCACAAAAATAACACTTAAGCGAAGTAAAAAAATTTattcaaaacaaaatacaaagGAGGAGATAGTAAATACATGTATCGTACTTCAAAATGCCCTTGATCGTTTACATCAAATCTGTAGTGTAGAGTTAAAGTAGCATCTTTATTTTGTATGTCATAAACATGTTACTTTTCTATTAGGTTACTAAATTCATGAAAATGCTTTTCGAATAACTTCATTGTAAACTACATTATATGTAGAATGGTCATCATCATTATCTGATGTAGGTGGTCGAATCAACAATCTGATACACTCTGAATTTTTAGCTCTCGATAATGCAGCGTAGAGTTGACCATGCGAAAAAACAGGCTCACGTAAATAAATACCAACAAAATCTAATGTTTGACCTTGTACTTTATTTATAGTCATTGCAAAACATAATCGTAAAGGAAACTGTAATCTTTTGAATGGAATAGGGACTTTTTCATCATCTGACGATATCAGTGGTATTTTAGGAATAAATACATGTGTACCCTTAAAATCACTCGTGGCAATTTTAGCACTTACAGCATGCGTTTTGAAATCACAGCATGTTAATCGTGTGCCGTTACATAACCCTTCACAAGGATTCAGATTTTGTAGTAATATAACTGGACAATTTATTTTTTAGAGTTAACTTGTACGGAGGCAAGCCAGAAGGGTTTAAAGTATGTAGAAAATCTCCGAACTGACTTTGATCAGTACGTTCAACAGTTTCATCAATAGCAACATATGTCTTTGATGTAAACGGAAATTTAGCAATAAGCATATCATTTAACTCATCAACAAAGCCATTTTTTGTTGTTAAAATAATACGAGAAGTTACTGAAAATGAATCAGAAAAAAATATACTTACATTTGGAAATATGATCTTAAATAATTCATCTAAAGATTCTTCTTCAGATGTAAAAGGAATAACTATAGAATCTCGAATTTCAATTTTGTTATCACAATTAACTTTTTCTGTTCCATTTCCAATTCTCATCAAATATTTACAAAAAGCGTGATCAGATTTGGAACGCATATTTTCAGATaactataatttttcaagtagGTTCCAATTATTACAATATAACAAGCTTTCGCGGATAAAGTCTTCCTTTTTTCTATTTCGAACTACATGAAGGGTTTGTCTAAAATCACCTCCAAACACAACTACTTTCCCACCAAATAGTGCATGTGAATCCATAATATCTTTCAAAAGAAAATCAAAGACTTTAATCATCTTACTCTTCACCATTGATACTTCATCCCATACGATTAGCTTTGCATCTCGAATTAAATATGTTAGTGAACTTTGTTTACTAATGTTACAACTGAAGTTTTGATCAACATCAATAGGAATTTTAAAACGTGAATGAGCAATTCGTCCTACAGGAAGGATAGAAGCTGCAACACCTGAGCTTGATGTTGCTAGCGCAATGAATTCTTTAGATCGCACGGTAGCTAACAAAGCACGGTATAAAAAAATTTACCTGTTCCTCCAGGACCGTCAATAAAGAATGCTCCCCCTCTATCTGAAAATATTCTGCCAATAATTACATTGTATGCTCTTCGTTGTTCAATATTCAGCCTTTTCTCTAACAATATATCAGCCTCATAAACAGTAATTGTTCTTTCAAAGTGAACTTCTCTTGCTTCTTTTGCTTCTCTAGAAATCTGTATAATTTCATAAATAAGGTTGTACTCATTAACATTGTGTCCCATCGAATGTAAAATTTCGTTAATATGACTCAAAACTTTATGTCGAATATCTTTCGCGGGAAGATCTGGAAAAATCTTAAAGTCTTCTGACATCGAATCTTCAAACTTTTCCCATAAGTCTTTTGGATTAGTAGGACAACAATGTACCAACAGTGTAGCAAATAGGCGTCTTAGACTGTAAAGGATCTGATAGCTCACCGCCTCTGACATACAATCAATCAAATTACTATCACAATGTAGTAATCCTCTTTTCTCTGCGGCCTCTCTAAATGTATCACAGCATACTCCATTCACTGTTCGTATATCTTCATATAATTTTGGACCTCTTATATTCATTAATAATaatctaaaataatatttttctccTTCAGTAGGGTGACACGTTACCACACGTCCAATAGTACATTAAAGTTTGCGGCGACTCCACATTTTCTCAGTTACTGATCACACAAAGTGTTCTGGGAATTCTTTATATAATAAGTTAAGCTCAATAGCATCATCATTTGTTTAATTCGTATAGAAAAATTCAGTTAACATAGTTTTTCTAATTATTGGGTTGTTTACCACTGTGACTATATTTGCAGTGCTTTTAAAAGAAACAAATTATTTTCCGTCAAGATGTAACTGAAGATGGTAAACACTTGGATTCGTTTCACTTATAGAGAAACCAAATAAACGCCACATAGCTTCAGGAGGGGACACCCATCTAGCTGACCgatattcttttattttatttatttctataGTTGTGTCATTGTGTACAGAAAATGTAATTTTTGTAAAGATACTTGACGACTTTGATATCTGAACATATTTCAACATTCATGTGACAATTGAACTTACCAAGTAAATAAGGATTATAGGGAACAACCCAAGAATTGTCTAAAACGTATCCTCTGACTTTTACCTTTTCTCCGGTATTTCTTCTCCTATAAACTGGGTATGAGTTTTTTCCCTTCGACGTTTGATCAGTGTACTATTTTGGATATTCAAATTTACAACAATCCTTTTTTTCATGCATGAATTCGTAGGATTTAGTTCTCCACAGGGACCATGCATCATATGTTGAAGAACAAGTGAATAAAGATATGGTTCTGTATCTTCATTGGGTATTTCAGCACTGATGATATTATCATAAGAGTCAGATATCAGTAATTTATACTTGTTAGTCAATATGATAAGAAAATGAGCGTACAGAAAACCTCGCTTTTGAAATTCCACGGTATACATAAAAGCGGCAACTTTTCCAAATATGTTTCATTTTAGTATATCCTTTTTCAATTCTTCTACTTTGGATCTAAATACTTTACTAATTAAGTCATGTCTATTTTGAACTTCATCGATTGACAACAAATATTCTTTTATTTCTGACCAGGATTTGTTGCATGTCATAGTTAAAAATATATCAGGTTTTTCAAATCGTTGCACTAACACTATAGCATCCATATATCGTCGACGCCTATCTCTTGGTCCACCTATAAATGTAACGGGGAGGAAATTTTGCCTTCCAATGTTAGCAGCTTCTCTCTCACCAAGCCGTAAAGCATCAACAATTCCCTGTAACATATCGACTCTGAACAAGTCTGGATTAAATGACATAAAGTCTAATCTTTGTGTTTCAAGTTTTATATACTCATCTATAGAGTATTGCTGAAATAGTCTTCCTGTGTGTAAAATATCATCTTCATCGTCATTTCTCATTTGAAGTTTGTAACAATAATACTCACGAATAGAAACATtgcctttttttgtttttttcgttGAAGCACCTGCTCTTCCATTTCAAGATATCCATCAATTGAATACATATTTCTAATATTTGGTAACTCTTCATTTTGATAAGAAATAGTTTGTGTATGAGCTTTAGTCGCAggcataatttttttaattttacaatGTCATCCCCCTTGACCATATGGAAATAGTAATGGATACTGTAAAAGATCATAATATCCATAATAATAATTTACTAATTGTGATCTGTTACTACTAGTATAAATTCGAATATGAGGTGCTTGAACAACATTACTACTATTTTCTTCAACCCATATTGCATCAACTTCTGATGCAATATGGAGATTATATATTCGTTGATTCAAGACTGCATCACATTTAAGCACAATATAGAAGATCGGCAGGTTTGAAACATCAGTCAACGATCTTAAAAAAATAGAATATGGATTATTTCTCAGCAAGTCCATCAGATTTCTAACTATACTTTCATCAATCCTATCGGAACAAGCCATTATGTTTGCTACTTCATTATCATTGTCATAGAAGTATAATTGCAAATTTTTTGCCTTTTCGTTCGCAGGAAATAGATCATCTATGAAATGATACATTTGTCCTTGAACTCTAAAAGTATAAATACCATGATTTCCTCTCGCTAAATCTTTGTAGTAGCTCACACTAAGTGATGTAAATGCAAAGATATTATTGTATGTTCTAATATATGTGCGAAAGCGTTTAGATTCCTCAGTATTTCCTACATATAAATTCTGCAATTTTGTGGGCATTTTGTGTGTAGTTAAGCTAACTGAACCATTGTGACAACAAAATGTAGGAGGTTCAAACTGAAATTTCTTAGCTCAGACAGAACTTACAACGGAAAAATAGTTTTAGTGGGACATATTCTGATCACATTTGGCTAATGATTGCAACTACCAAAACGTCAAAATGAATGAAGGGAGAAGCAAAGCCAGATTGGCAAGAAATAATGCTGCAATATACACAACCTTTATTCAGAATAGTGTAAGAATTCTGATTTTGTTCATTAGCCGTACCAGACATTGACCCTAGTAGCAGATAATTTTAGGATAAATATAAGTAAATATTTTCTCAGTTAAAAATGGTAAAAACTTTTTACGTAGAGGATTGTACTTGCCTACTTCAAATATTGAGGATGGGTGGGCAGAATTTGTTGCCCTGTCATAGTGGCCTGCCAACGTAGTGGCGCGATGCATAATAGCTAATAATTGCAATACAAAATGTGGCTAATGTCAAAGAATAACCAAATAAGCTTGACGAAGTAAGCGTATTTATCAGCAGATAGATACGAACATGTAGAAAATTCTACACAAAGGCAGAAAACACATATGCTTACTATTCTAACCTCTTTCAGATGACACTACAGATGCGGTAGATTTTTTTGCTCGTAGTCGGCGTTTTAGCAGTAGAGCCTGTTTTTCGGTGGATGCCATTTGCTTATATTTCTCACGCCGTCTGAAATTCATTTCTGCGTTTCGTTCTGCCAAGTAGGAAGAACTGTTTTTATTCTGAGAATGCATCTGTTTCAATGTAGTTTCTACCTCTAATTATTTGTACTTGAGGCCGAGTTTGATAAGAATCAATATCCACCACATGCAAAAGAGAGAGTAAATATTCTAAAGTACAAAAATAAGCAAATAACAACAGTAAAATGGAGACATCAATAACCCTATCTTCCTAAATCAATGTTGCTGGAGCAAAATTAGTATCTATTACAAATTGACCGAAATCCATAGCAAAATTTTGAAATTACAGAGCATGTCTCGCGAGTTGAAAGTTTTAAAGAGGTATTGTTTGGTGAGGCGCAGAAGAAATTAATCAAGCAGAGCAGAGAAATAAAGAGGGAAAAAAATAATAAGTGCAACAGCCAGAGAACAAGTGTGCTCACCAAAAGGCAAAAACGTCACAGAGGCACAACAGCTGAAACTGAAAGTGAAGCGAATAACACAGACGTAGAAAAAAGATTCAAAGAATGTTTCTGAGAAAAAATGCAATGGAAAGTTTCATGTTAAATTGCTGGAAGATAAGAATACAAGGCCACCGTTTAGTTGATGAGAAATGTCCAGTAAGTCCTCAGCATAAAGTGTTCCTTACCTTTTTTTTCAAGGACAAAACTGGCACATAGACAATATAAATATCTACCCTAGTTCGAGTTGTGCAAATAAAGTCACAGGTGTTGGGCCATAAAGTCACGGGTGTTGGCCATTAAAATCTCAATTCACCACATAAGCTCTTCAGACAGAAGCACACATGGAAAACTAATAATTGAACTTTAGCTCCTGTTAAACGCAAGCACGCACGATGACGGGAAGCTGCTTGGCTTTCCTTTATGTATAGTAGTAATAtatctttcttttttgttttattatGAAGGAAAGGATCGCTCTAAATCTTTCTGTCCCTGTTCTTCATATATACTACCATTGTATGTCCTGTAGTAAATTAAAATAAAGGTTTGAGTCCACATAGTTTCACTTGTGTCTGAGCAACGCTAGCTAAAGCCACAAGACATATATAAGCCATGTTGGTGGATCTAATTCATAAAATTCTCAACTTAGTAGCCCCTCCGTTTACCTTCTTCAGCCTGTTGCTTTTCTTGCCACCTTTCCAATTTTTCAACTTCTTTCTCTCAATTTTGGGAACCCTATTTAGCGAAG
It includes:
- the LOC138894125 gene encoding uncharacterized protein, with amino-acid sequence MNIRGPKLYEDIRTVNGVCCDTFREAAEKRGLLHCDSNLIDCMSEAVSYQILYSLRRLFATLLVHCCPTNPKDLWEKFEDSMSEDFKIFPDLPAKDIRHKVLSHINEILHSMGHNVNEYNLIYEIIQISREAKEAREVHFERTITVYEADILLEKRLNIEQRRAYNVIIGRIFSDRGGAFFIDGPGGTGRIAHSRFKIPIDVDQNFSCNISKQSSLTYLIRDAKLIVWDEVSMVKSKMIKVFDFLLKDIMDSHALFGGKVVVFGVTSRIILTTKNGFVDELNDMLIAKFPFTSKTYVAIDETVERTDQRLCNGTRLTCCDFKTHAVSAKIATSDFKGTHVFIPKIPLISSDDEKVPIPFKRLQFPLRLCFAMTINKVQGQTLDFVGIYLREPVFSHGQLYAALSRAKNSECIRLLIRPPTSDNDDDHSTYNVVYNEVIRKAFS